One segment of Stenotrophomonas sp. SAU14A_NAIMI4_8 DNA contains the following:
- a CDS encoding YaiI/YqxD family protein: MTEAETPAEHARPRIWVDADACPTVIRDILFRAAERVGLELTLVANQWLRTPPSRWIRSLQVPQGLDVADSAIVERVAAGDLVVTQDIPLAALVLEKKAVALNPRGQLYTANNMAERLSMRNFMEELRGAGVQTGGPPPLGARDRQLFAAELDRWLARVKPR; this comes from the coding sequence ATGACTGAAGCTGAAACCCCCGCTGAACACGCCCGTCCACGCATCTGGGTCGATGCCGACGCCTGCCCGACGGTCATTCGCGACATCCTTTTCCGGGCCGCCGAACGGGTCGGCCTGGAGCTGACCCTGGTCGCCAACCAGTGGCTGCGCACCCCACCCTCACGCTGGATCCGCTCGCTGCAAGTGCCGCAGGGCCTGGACGTGGCCGACAGCGCCATCGTCGAACGGGTGGCCGCCGGTGACCTGGTGGTCACCCAGGACATCCCGCTGGCGGCGCTGGTACTGGAAAAGAAGGCCGTGGCGCTGAACCCGCGCGGCCAGCTGTACACCGCCAACAACATGGCCGAGCGCCTGTCCATGCGCAATTTCATGGAGGAACTGCGCGGTGCGGGCGTGCAGACCGGTGGCCCACCGCCGCTGGGCGCGCGCGACCGCCAGCTGTTCGCGGCCGAACTGGACCGCTGGCTGGCCCGGGTCAAGCCACGGTGA
- a CDS encoding cold-shock protein has protein sequence MSDRQTGTVKWFNDAKGFGFITPESGPDLFVHFRAIQGTGFKTLQEGQKVTFIAVQGQKGMQADQVQAV, from the coding sequence ATGTCTGATCGTCAGACCGGCACCGTCAAGTGGTTCAACGACGCCAAGGGCTTCGGCTTCATCACCCCGGAAAGCGGCCCGGACCTGTTCGTGCACTTCCGTGCCATCCAGGGCACCGGCTTCAAGACCCTGCAGGAAGGCCAGAAGGTTACCTTCATCGCCGTCCAGGGCCAGAAGGGTATGCAGGCTGACCAGGTGCAGGCGGTCTAA
- a CDS encoding glutathione S-transferase codes for MRIVHHLENSRSLRVLWMLEELGLDYELRRYPRDPKTLLAPPELRQIHPLGKAPVLQDGDQVLAESGAILDYLVDRYDTQRVLSPSPVPADSAERIAYRYWLHYAEGSAMPPLLLTLVVGRIRSAPMPFFARPIARRIADKAERSFIGPQRRLHLDWMERRLAESPWFAGERFSAADIQMSFPIQAAAARGGGLDDKPALRGFLERIGQRPAYQRAEAHGGALQALRGD; via the coding sequence ATGCGCATCGTCCACCACCTGGAAAACTCGCGTTCACTGCGCGTGCTGTGGATGCTGGAGGAACTGGGGCTGGACTACGAACTGCGGCGCTACCCGCGCGATCCGAAGACGCTGCTGGCGCCGCCGGAGCTTCGGCAGATCCATCCGCTGGGCAAGGCGCCGGTGCTGCAGGACGGTGACCAGGTGCTGGCCGAATCCGGCGCGATCCTGGACTACCTGGTCGACCGCTACGACACCCAGCGCGTGCTGTCGCCGTCGCCGGTGCCGGCCGACAGTGCCGAGCGCATCGCCTATCGCTACTGGCTGCATTACGCCGAAGGGTCGGCCATGCCGCCGCTGCTGCTGACCCTGGTGGTCGGGCGGATCCGCAGCGCACCGATGCCGTTCTTCGCCCGCCCGATCGCACGCCGCATCGCCGACAAGGCCGAGCGCAGCTTCATCGGCCCGCAGCGCCGCCTGCATCTGGACTGGATGGAGCGGCGCCTGGCCGAAAGCCCGTGGTTCGCCGGTGAACGGTTCAGTGCGGCCGACATCCAGATGAGTTTCCCGATCCAGGCCGCGGCCGCCCGTGGCGGCGGGCTGGACGACAAGCCGGCGTTGCGGGGCTTCCTGGAACGCATCGGCCAGCGCCCGGCCTACCAGCGCGCCGAGGCCCACGGCGGCGCACTGCAGGCCCTGCGCGGCGATTGA